The genomic region GTGCCACTCCGTCTCCTCCTTGCGCTGGCCGGACGCCTTGTCGGTCCAGCTGCGGGAGGTGGCGATGCGGAGGGTGGCCACGGCCTGGCCGCCGGAGGTGTAGCGGACCTCGGGATCCTTGCCGAGGTTGCCGATGAGGATGACCTTGTTCACCATGAGGAGAGTCCTTCCCTTTGGGGACGCCACGCAGTTCCGTCGTGACGTTCTCGTGAGGAGCGGAACCTAGCACGGCGCGCTGACACGCGCTGCCCGGACCTCCGGCGGCTCACCTGCCGGCGGCCGGGGGGATGGGCACCGGCCGGGCGGCGTCGCCCGCCGGGAGCGGCGAGAGCGCGGGCGCCGCCTGGACCTTCCTCCGCTCGTCGAGGCGGGCCGAGAGGGCCACGGCGCGGGCGGCCCGGGTCGGGTTCGGGTCGGCGAGGGCGCGGCGCAGCGCGGCCGGGAACGGGTGCTCCTCGTCGCCGTCGCGCGCGAGCCCTCGCGCCAGCGCCGCCAGCCCGGCGTCGGCGGCGGCCGGCTCGGCCGCGAGCAGGGCGAAGAGCAGCTCGTCCGGCGCGGTCCGGCCCACCTCGGCGAGCGCATCGGCGTAGGCCTCGGCGAGCGCGGGCGAGGCCGAGGTCTCGGGCGCGAGCGCCAGGAGCCGCTCCATCGGCTCCGCCTCCCCCTCGGCGGCGAGGTCGGCGAGCGAGCCCACGAGCGGCGCCGGCACCTCCGGGGTGGTGAGCGCCCGCAGGCGGGGGAAGCCCGCGCGGGCGTCCACGGCCGCCGCGTCGAGGAGCGCGCGGCGCCCGGAGCCGGAGGCGGTGTCCGACAGGAAGATGGCCTCGGCGGCGGCGAGCCGGAGCGCCGGATCGCGCTCGGCGGCGAACGCCGTGCGGAGCTCCGGCAGGTTGCGCGGATCGCCGGCGCGACCGAGCTCCTGGTAGCGGGCCACGCGCGCCCGGGCCTCGGGCTCGGACAGCTCCTCCGCCGCCGCGGGCGCCTCCGCCAGGGCCACCGCCGCGCCGAGCTCCGAGGGCCGGCCGGCGCCGGCGAGCGCCGCGCCGAGCGCGTCCACGCCCCGCACCACCGCGTGGGTGCGGCCGGGGAAGTCGTTCACGAAGATGGCGAAGGCGAGGTGCTCGTGCGCGGCGGTCTCCACGTAGCCGGAGAGGCTGCGGACGCCGTCGAGGGTGCCGGTCTTGGCGCGCAGGCGGCCGACCGCGTCGGTGCCCCACATCCGCCAGCGGATGGTGCCGTCCTTGCCGGCCACCGGGAGCGCGCCGACGTACTCGGCGGCGAGGGGGAAGCGGCGCCACATCGCGCCGAGCAGGGTGACGGTCTGGCGGGCGGTGAAGCGGTTGGCGTCGTTCAGGCCCGAGCCGTTGCGCATCTGGTACCCGCCGCGCGGGATGCCCGCCTCGGCGAGGAAGTCCTGGATGGCCTCGATCCCCTTGGGCCACGAGCCCGGAGCGCCCTTCACCTGCGCCCCCAGCGTCTTCACGAGCTGCTCGGCGATGAAGTTGTTCGAGTGCTTCTGGAGCGTGCGCACGATCTCGGCGAGCTCGTCGGACTGGGCGAGGTAGACGAGCCGCGCCGCCGGGGGCACGCGGCCGGCCCGCACCTGGCCCGTGACGCGGACGCCGCGGAGCTCCAGCATGCGCTTGAGGGTGTGGCCGAAGTAGAGGGTCGGGTCGCCGATCTTCCGGTAGAAGACCTGGTCGCCGCCGTTGAGCGGCAGGCGCCCGGTGACCGTGATCCGCTCGAGCCCGCCCTGCAGGCTCGAGGAGGGGACCACCCGGCGCCGGGCGCGCGCCCGCGCGGTGACGGTGCGGTTGTCGAGCGTGAAGAAGTCGCTCGCCGGCTCGAGCTCCACCCGGCCCCGCGCCTTCGGCTTCGGCCCGCCCGCCACGTGGATGGCGACGGCGTTGAAGTTGAGCGAGAGCGCGCCGGTGGGCGCGAGGTAGGCACGGTCCCCGTGCTCCTGGTCGTAGCCGGGCCCCTCGCGCTGCTCGTCGAACCAGGAGTCGTCGAGGACGAGGTCGCCCTTCACCGTGCGGATCCCGCGGTGGGCCAGCTCGCCGGCGATGGCGTAGAGCCGCTCGGTCACCATCGAGGGGTCGCCCTTGCCGCGGACGTAGAGGGCGCGCACCGTCTCGGCGGCGCCGGGCTCGGCGTAGAACTCGGTCTCGAAGCGGAACTCGGGGCCGAGCCGCGCCAGCGCCGCGGCCGCGGTGAAGAGCTTCACGTTCGACGCGGGGTTGAAGAGGTCGTCGGCGTTCCGCGCGAAGAGGAGCTGGCCCGAGTCGAGGGAGACGACCGCGACGCCGGTGCGGGTCCGGCGCAGCGCGCTCGTGCCGAGGATCCGCGTGAGCGCCTGGGCGAGCTGCGCGGCGCCCTCGCCCTGGAGCGCGGAGGCGGCCGCTGGCGCGGCGGCGGGCGGGCGGTCGGCCGGGGCGGCGGGAACGGCGGGAGCGGCCGGCGCGGCGGCCGAGGCGGGGAGGGCGAGGGCGAGGGCGAGGGCGGCGACCGCGGCGGGTCGGAGCGGGACGGTGGACACGATTCTCTTTCTCGCACGGCCGCAGGGCGGCAGGCAGGGCGGGCGGTGCGGGGGCGGCACCCCTGCAACCCTTCGACCCGCTGGGGTATTTCCAGCCGGTGCCGGGCCCGGTTGACAGGCCGCCCTTTAAGGGGATAGGTTGGCGCCACTTCGGTAATGAGAATGAGTCTCAATACCGAAAATTGGAGCGCGCCCATGCCGACCCTGCAGCCCGACCGCGCCGTCAGCCCCAAGCTCCGCCGCCCCTGCGCCGACCACGGCGACCTCCGGTGTGGCTGCGGCAGCCTGCTCGCCCGCGTGGTGGGGGAGACGGTCGAGCTGAAGTGCCGGCGCTGCAAGCAGACCTGGCGCATCCCCATCCAGCCGGCGCACTAGCCTTCCCCCAAGGCCAGCGGTCGCGAACCCCGAGCCCGACCCCTCCCGACCGTCCCCATGCCGACCCGCCCTCCGCGCCTCCTCGGCGCCGCCCTCCTCCTCGCCTCGCTCCTCGCCCCCCTCGCCGCCCTCGCCGAGCCCTCGCCCGTCGGCGAGCGGCCCGCGCTCGGCCAGGGCGCGCCCGCTCCGGCCGCCGGCGAGCCCTCCCCCTGGACCGCGAGCTTCCAGAGCACCTACGTCCTGCAGCGGAAGGCCGGCTTCCAGGCCGCCTACACCGGGCCGAACAGCCTCGTGACCGCGCCGGAGACCGGCTACACGCTCACCGCCACGCTCTTCCTCGGCGTGCGCCCGTGGCCGGGGGCCGAGCTCTTCGTGAACCCGGAGGTGATCCAGAGCCAGGACCTGTCGCACCTCGCCGGCCTCGGCGGGCTCTCGAACGGCGAGAACCAGAAGTCGGGCGGCCCGCTGCCGACGCTCTACCGGGCGCGGGCGTTCCTGCGCCAGAGCTTCGCGCTCGGCGGCGCCGAGTCGCGCGTGGACGCCGGGCCGAACCAGGTCGCGGGGACCGTGGCGAGCCGGCGGCTCGTCCTCACCGCCGGCAACTTCGCCGTGGCCGACGTCTTCGACCAGAACGCGCTCGCGCACGATCCCCGCACCCAGTTCCTCAACTGGTCGCTCATGGGCTACGGCGCCTCGGACTACGCCGCCGACGTGCGCGGCTACACGGTGGGGCTCGCGCTCGAGTGGTACTGGGACGCCTGGGCCGTCCGCGCCGGGCGCTTCGCGCAGCCGGAGGAGTCGAACGGGCTGCCGCTCGACCTCGACCTCTGGCGCCACTACGGCGACGTGCTGGAGGTGGAGCACGCGCACGAGCTGTTCGGCCAGCCGGGGAAGGTGCGCGTCACCGGCTTCCACAACCGGGCGCGCATGGGCGCCTTCCGGGACGCGCTCGCCTACGCCGCGGCGCACGGCGGGCCGCCCTCGGTCGCCGACGTGCGGCGGGAGCAGTCGAAGTACGCGCTCGGGATCGGCCTCGAGCAGGGGCTCCTCGAGGACGTCGCCGCCTTCGCCCGCTACAGCCTCAACGACGGCCGCACCGAGACCTACGCCTTCGCCGAGATCGAGCGGTCCTTCACGGCGGGCGTGGTGGTGAAGGGGCGCCCCTGGCGGCGCGAGGGCGACACCCTCGGCGTGGCGGTCGCCGTGAACGGCCTCTCCGACGACCACCGCGACTACCTCGCCGCGGGCGGCACCGGCTTCCTCATCGGCGACGGGCGGCTCAACGCCCGGACCGAGCAGATCGTCGAGGCCTACTACAGCCTGCGCGCCTTCCCGGGGCTCTGGTTCACGGCGGACGCCCAGCACATCGCCAACCCGGCCTACAACGCCGACCGCGGGCCGGTGAACATCGTGGGGTGCCGGGTGCACGTGGAGTACTAGGCGCGGAGGCACGCTTCGGCTGCCGACCGCGAGCCCCTCTTCCCCTCTCCCGCGAAGCGGGGGAGGGACAGGGAGGGGGTCACCGCCCCGCCCGCGCCAGCGCCTCCCGGATCGCGGCGGCGTGCGCGAGCCGCGCCTCGACGCGCGCCCGCAGGGCTCTCCGGGCCTCGGCGACCGCGCGGGGCCCGAGGCCGAGGGCGCGGCCGGCGAGGGCGTCGAGCTCGCGCTGCGCGGGGCGGTCGAGCATGGCGGCGAGGTCGGTCGTGACCGGGTCCCCGGCCAGCGCCTCGAAGCAGCGCGCCACCTCGGCGGCGAGCGGCGCGAGCGCCTCCGGCCGCGGGAACGGCGCGCGCGCGAGCACCCCCTGGTCCACGTCGGCGATCGCCTGCGCTCCGGTGAGCTGGCGGGCCGCCTCGTCCACCGCGAGCCGGATGGGCGTGGCGCCGAGCAGCGCGGCGATCAGCGCCGGCTCCGCCGCCCGCGGGAAGACGGCGAGCCACTTCTTGTCCTCGCACCAGCCCTCGCGGTTGAGGAAGGCGAAGGCGCGGGCGCCCACCTTCGCCGGGTAGAGCACCGGCGCGGGGGGACGGCCCGGCGAGAGGCCCCACCAGGGCGCGCGGCCGCGGCAGGTGGCCCGGTCGGCCACGCCGAGGGCCTCGCCGCGGGCGAGGTAGGCGCGGGCGAGCGGTCCCGGCTCGCCGGCGGGACGGAAGAGGACGCGGACGGGCGCGGCGCGGGCGGGGGCGGTGGCCTCCTTGAGGCTGGCGAGGAGCGGCGGCGCGTCGGCCGGATCGAGCGAGACCTCGCCGGCGAGCGGGCTCCGGTAGCGGCCGGCGCCGAGCGGCTCGAGGTGGAAGAAGGCGTTGCAGCCCGACTTGAGCCCGAAGCGGACCTGGGCGACGTCGCCGACGGTCACCGCGCCCCGGGGCGCCGGCCGCGGCGGGCGGCGCAGCGTGAGGCGGCGGGTGGAGAGGCCGCGGAGCGCGTCGCGGAGCGCGCCGTCCTCGAGCGCGCCGAGCGCCACCGCGGCCTCCGCGGACGGCCCGGCCTCGGCCCCCTCCACCCAGACCGCGAGCGCGGTGTCCACCGAGGCGGCGAAGCTGCCGGACGCGCGCGAGCGGAGCGTGAGGGCGAAGCCGCCGCGGGCGCGGGCCTCGGCCGCGAGCGGCGCGGCGGAGCGGGCGCTCGAGAGGGCGCGGGGCCAGACCAGCGCCGCGACCGGCGCGTGCCGGAGCGCCACCAGCGCGAAGTGGGCCGACAGGTCGGCCTGCCGCGAGAGCCCGGTCCTCGCCCCGGCGCGCGCCTTCTCCGCGGGAGAGAGCGACTCGTGCCGCAGGAAGGGCGGGTTCATGAGGACCAGGTCGGCGGCGGGCCAGGGCACGGCGAGGGCGTCGGCGCAGCGGATGGAGGGCGGGTCCTCGTGGCCCTCCAGCCGGCGTCGGCACGCCTCCGCCGCCTCCGGCGCGATCTCGATGCCGTGCAGCCGGAGCCTCGCGCCCGCCGCGCCGGCGAGCCTGGCGGCGGCGGCGAGGAGCGCGCCGGCGCCGCAGGCCGGGTCGAGCACCGCGAGGCCGTCGAGCGCCGCGGCGAGGGGGGCCGAGGCGGGCGCGAGGCCGAGCAGCGCGGCGAGCCCGTCCGCGGGCGGCGGCCCGCCGCGCCGGGCCGCGGCGTGGGCCAGCCCGAGCGCGGCCAGGAGCCGGGCCTCGGCGGGTGGCGTGAAGACCGCGCCGCGCGCGCCGGCGAGCGCCCGCTCCACGGCCGCGTCGAGGCCGGCGTCGTCGTCCGTCTGGGAAGGGCGCTCGGCCGCGGTCCGGCTCACGCCGGCATTCTAGCCTGCACCCGCCCGCCTCCGCGCAGCGCCGAGAGCGAGACGCTCGGCACCGGCGCGAGCAGGAGGAGCAGCCCGCCGGCGCAGAGCTCGACGAGGCCGACGACCGGCTGCTGCCAGCCGAGGAGCCGCGGCGCCAGGAGGAGCCAGGCGCCCGGCGCGGCGAGCCCGAAGCGGGCCGCCGGCCACTCGAGCGCGGCGAGCGTGGCGACGCAGACGAACAGCCCGAGCGCCACCTCGTGGAGCACCGGGCCGAGCGCGTCGTAGCCGAGGGCCAGCGGCGCCAGGATGAGCGCCAGCCCGACTCCGAAGGTGGCCCAGCGTGCCCCCATGTCCGGAAGGTATTTCCGGACCGCCACCCGTCAAGGCGCGAAGGGTCCGGGCGTCCGAGCAGGCCCACCTGGGACGGAGCGGCTTCGGGCCGCCGGGCCAAAACTGGCTTTGCCGCGCCGGCCGGTTATGGTCGAGCGCCCCCACCGGGACCGATGACCAAGCCTCCCCGACGCTCGCACATGACCTACGCCGACGAACGGATGGCCGCCGAGACCGGCCGCGCCCTCCTCATGCTCTACCGCGCCGGGATGCAGGTGCGGCTCGCGCCGGACGCGCTCCGCGGCAAGGCCCAGGTGCGCATCGCCCCCGGACCTTCCGCCAAGAAGCGCGGCGGCGCGGTCCCTGGGGCGGTGATGGGCACCGGCGACTCCCCGCTGCAGGCGCTCTACCAGGCGGTGGAGCGGCTCAACGAGAAGGCCGGTGCGATCGTCGTCGAGTTGGACTAGGCGCCGCGACGAAGGGGAGGGGTCCCAGCGCAGCGGGCGAGGTCGGAGCCCGGACGGCTCCGCCGCTCACGCAAACAGC from Anaeromyxobacter paludicola harbors:
- a CDS encoding carbohydrate porin; amino-acid sequence: MPTRPPRLLGAALLLASLLAPLAALAEPSPVGERPALGQGAPAPAAGEPSPWTASFQSTYVLQRKAGFQAAYTGPNSLVTAPETGYTLTATLFLGVRPWPGAELFVNPEVIQSQDLSHLAGLGGLSNGENQKSGGPLPTLYRARAFLRQSFALGGAESRVDAGPNQVAGTVASRRLVLTAGNFAVADVFDQNALAHDPRTQFLNWSLMGYGASDYAADVRGYTVGLALEWYWDAWAVRAGRFAQPEESNGLPLDLDLWRHYGDVLEVEHAHELFGQPGKVRVTGFHNRARMGAFRDALAYAAAHGGPPSVADVRREQSKYALGIGLEQGLLEDVAAFARYSLNDGRTETYAFAEIERSFTAGVVVKGRPWRREGDTLGVAVAVNGLSDDHRDYLAAGGTGFLIGDGRLNARTEQIVEAYYSLRAFPGLWFTADAQHIANPAYNADRGPVNIVGCRVHVEY
- the dacB gene encoding D-alanyl-D-alanine carboxypeptidase/D-alanyl-D-alanine endopeptidase, which gives rise to MSTVPLRPAAVAALALALALPASAAAPAAPAVPAAPADRPPAAAPAAASALQGEGAAQLAQALTRILGTSALRRTRTGVAVVSLDSGQLLFARNADDLFNPASNVKLFTAAAALARLGPEFRFETEFYAEPGAAETVRALYVRGKGDPSMVTERLYAIAGELAHRGIRTVKGDLVLDDSWFDEQREGPGYDQEHGDRAYLAPTGALSLNFNAVAIHVAGGPKPKARGRVELEPASDFFTLDNRTVTARARARRRVVPSSSLQGGLERITVTGRLPLNGGDQVFYRKIGDPTLYFGHTLKRMLELRGVRVTGQVRAGRVPPAARLVYLAQSDELAEIVRTLQKHSNNFIAEQLVKTLGAQVKGAPGSWPKGIEAIQDFLAEAGIPRGGYQMRNGSGLNDANRFTARQTVTLLGAMWRRFPLAAEYVGALPVAGKDGTIRWRMWGTDAVGRLRAKTGTLDGVRSLSGYVETAAHEHLAFAIFVNDFPGRTHAVVRGVDALGAALAGAGRPSELGAAVALAEAPAAAEELSEPEARARVARYQELGRAGDPRNLPELRTAFAAERDPALRLAAAEAIFLSDTASGSGRRALLDAAAVDARAGFPRLRALTTPEVPAPLVGSLADLAAEGEAEPMERLLALAPETSASPALAEAYADALAEVGRTAPDELLFALLAAEPAAADAGLAALARGLARDGDEEHPFPAALRRALADPNPTRAARAVALSARLDERRKVQAAPALSPLPAGDAARPVPIPPAAGR
- a CDS encoding methyltransferase domain-containing protein, translated to MSRTAAERPSQTDDDAGLDAAVERALAGARGAVFTPPAEARLLAALGLAHAAARRGGPPPADGLAALLGLAPASAPLAAALDGLAVLDPACGAGALLAAAARLAGAAGARLRLHGIEIAPEAAEACRRRLEGHEDPPSIRCADALAVPWPAADLVLMNPPFLRHESLSPAEKARAGARTGLSRQADLSAHFALVALRHAPVAALVWPRALSSARSAAPLAAEARARGGFALTLRSRASGSFAASVDTALAVWVEGAEAGPSAEAAVALGALEDGALRDALRGLSTRRLTLRRPPRPAPRGAVTVGDVAQVRFGLKSGCNAFFHLEPLGAGRYRSPLAGEVSLDPADAPPLLASLKEATAPARAAPVRVLFRPAGEPGPLARAYLARGEALGVADRATCRGRAPWWGLSPGRPPAPVLYPAKVGARAFAFLNREGWCEDKKWLAVFPRAAEPALIAALLGATPIRLAVDEAARQLTGAQAIADVDQGVLARAPFPRPEALAPLAAEVARCFEALAGDPVTTDLAAMLDRPAQRELDALAGRALGLGPRAVAEARRALRARVEARLAHAAAIREALARAGR